One segment of Stappia sp. 28M-7 DNA contains the following:
- a CDS encoding DUF2259 domain-containing protein: MRNRPTQKATPLAAAAPLGAAAAPLGAAALALLVTLGTTPAFAGDYARVDVMGFSTDGSRFAFEEYGTQDGSGFPYSNIYLFDVDRDAWLGNSPFRQLDEVGDATPAQAQAALERTREANREEAWDLIVSAGIAGRGDTVAHNPPTERGADPHLMIASMRPEVPAFGAQVELRLTEHAVERPARCPDGFGEMKGFRLTLTLEGETRVLNDDARLPQSRGCALGYRIERLALHHPADGGPTAFAVLILVEQVGFEGPDGRHLAITGRL; encoded by the coding sequence ATGCGCAATCGACCGACACAAAAAGCCACGCCCCTTGCCGCTGCCGCTCCGCTGGGGGCCGCCGCCGCCCCGCTGGGGGCCGCCGCCCTCGCCTTGCTGGTGACGCTGGGCACCACGCCGGCCTTTGCCGGCGACTACGCGCGGGTCGACGTGATGGGCTTTTCGACAGATGGCAGCCGCTTCGCCTTCGAGGAATATGGCACGCAGGACGGCTCCGGCTTCCCCTATTCCAACATCTACCTGTTCGACGTGGACCGGGACGCCTGGCTCGGAAACAGCCCGTTCCGCCAGCTCGACGAGGTGGGCGATGCAACGCCCGCGCAGGCGCAGGCCGCACTGGAGCGCACCCGCGAGGCCAATCGCGAAGAGGCATGGGACCTGATCGTCTCGGCCGGGATTGCCGGCCGCGGCGACACGGTGGCGCACAATCCGCCGACCGAGCGCGGCGCCGATCCGCACCTGATGATCGCCTCGATGCGTCCGGAAGTGCCCGCCTTCGGCGCGCAGGTGGAATTGCGGCTGACCGAGCACGCCGTGGAGCGCCCGGCGCGCTGCCCGGACGGCTTCGGCGAGATGAAGGGCTTCCGCCTGACGCTGACGCTCGAGGGCGAGACGCGGGTGCTCAACGACGATGCCCGCCTGCCGCAAAGTCGGGGCTGCGCGCTCGGCTACCGGATCGAGCGGCTGGCGCTGCACCACCCCGCGGACGGGGGCCCGACCGCCTTCGCGGTGCTGATCCTGGTGGAGCAGGTCGGCTTCGAGGGACCGGACGGGCGGCATCTGGCGATCACCGGGCGGCTTTAG